From the genome of Anopheles moucheti chromosome 3, idAnoMoucSN_F20_07, whole genome shotgun sequence, one region includes:
- the LOC128305152 gene encoding uncharacterized protein LOC128305152, producing the protein MSIPSRFRSHTLLVLLVLVSIVATQYGTRAAILTRAIEAQKSLVEREEQVLQDAKDQVYRTAQNAIDVSRDAVSNVADQLRYVVTYPLRVASEALEKPKLYAKYMLYKATNAMNGGGDETTPVPVSLTNEYTSQEPQPANTEMLPQWITGLRSLFNQEPAEPNKDLPKPSPFIEVIEIKQKPSESLVPQSSDSEIDTKPGKEVIQL; encoded by the exons ATGTCAATCCCATCACGATTCCGGTCCCACACGCTGCTGGTACTGCTGGTGCTCGTATCGATCGTCGCCACACAATACGGTACCCGTGCCGCCATACTGACGCGTGCCATCGAAGCCCAGAAATCGCTGGTTGAGCGGGAAGAACAGGTGCTCCAGGACGCGAAAGATCAGGTGTATCGCACGGCACAGAACGCCATTGATGTGTCGCGCGATGCTGTATCGAACGTGGCCGACCAGCTGCGTTACGTTGTCACCTACCCGTTGCGTGTGGCTAGCGAAGCGCTCGAGAAACCGAAACTGTACGCAAAGTACATGCTGTACAAGGCAACCAATGCGATGAACGGTGGTGGCGACGAGACAACGCCCGTTCCCGTATCGCTGACGAACGAGTACACGTCCCAGGAACCGCAGCCGGCTAACACCGAAATGTTGCCACAGTGGATTACGGGTTTGCGATCCCTCTTCAACCAGGAACCGGCGGAGCCGAACAAGGATCTTCCCAAGCCAAG CCCCTTCATCGAGGTGATTGAAATTAAGCAAAAACCTTCGGAATCGCTCGTCCCACAGTCGTCGGACAGTGAGATCGACACGAAACCAGGAAAGGAAGTCATTCAGCTGTAG